One stretch of Siphonobacter curvatus DNA includes these proteins:
- the ychF gene encoding redox-regulated ATPase YchF — protein MGLQCGIVGLPNVGKSTLFSAISSAKAEAANYPFCTIEPNVGVVEVPDERLRTLEQLVNPQKVIPTIIEFVDIAGLVKGASQGAGLGNKFLANIREVDAIIHVIRCFDDDNIVHVEGRVNPVSDKEIIDYELQLKDLEAVDRKLQRIEKAARASGDAKAKAEVEILYRFKKTLEQGKSARTVEVSEEEKSAVADLHLLTIKPVIYVANVDEASLSQGTNEWVEQLKTAVAEENAQVIVICAAIEAQIAEIEDLDERQMFLEEYGLKESGLSQLIQASYALLNLITYFTAGVKEVRAWTIQRGWKAPQAAGVIHSDFERGFIRAEVIKLADYDHYKSEAAIKDAGKMAVEGKEYVVQDGDIMHFRFNV, from the coding sequence ATGGGTTTGCAATGTGGAATCGTGGGCTTGCCGAACGTCGGAAAGTCTACGTTATTTAGTGCGATATCGAGTGCCAAGGCCGAAGCGGCCAACTATCCGTTCTGTACCATCGAACCCAACGTAGGCGTAGTGGAAGTACCCGACGAACGCCTCCGTACGCTCGAACAACTGGTTAACCCGCAGAAAGTAATTCCTACAATCATTGAATTCGTAGATATTGCTGGTTTAGTGAAAGGAGCCAGTCAGGGAGCCGGTCTGGGTAATAAATTCCTGGCTAACATCCGCGAGGTAGACGCCATCATTCACGTGATTCGCTGCTTCGATGACGATAATATTGTTCACGTCGAAGGACGCGTTAATCCAGTATCGGACAAGGAAATCATCGATTACGAATTGCAGTTAAAAGATCTGGAGGCTGTAGACCGGAAATTGCAACGTATCGAGAAAGCTGCCCGTGCCAGCGGTGACGCGAAGGCAAAAGCCGAAGTTGAAATTCTTTACCGCTTTAAGAAAACGCTGGAGCAAGGTAAATCAGCCCGTACGGTTGAGGTATCGGAAGAAGAGAAATCAGCCGTAGCCGATCTGCACTTGCTGACGATCAAGCCCGTCATCTACGTAGCTAACGTGGATGAAGCCAGCCTGAGTCAGGGTACGAACGAGTGGGTTGAGCAACTGAAAACGGCCGTAGCTGAAGAGAACGCTCAGGTGATTGTCATCTGTGCGGCCATCGAAGCTCAGATTGCCGAAATCGAAGATCTGGACGAACGTCAGATGTTTCTGGAAGAATATGGATTAAAAGAATCTGGTCTGAGCCAGCTTATTCAGGCATCTTACGCCCTGTTAAATCTGATTACCTACTTTACGGCAGGTGTGAAGGAAGTACGGGCCTGGACGATCCAGCGGGGCTGGAAAGCTCCACAGGCAGCCGGCGTTATTCACTCGGACTTTGAACGCGGTTTCATCCGGGCAGAAGTAATCAAATTGGCCGATTACGATCATTATAAGTCAGAAGCGGCTATCAAAGATGCTGGTAAAATGGCGGTTGAGGGAAAAGAATACGTGGTACAGGATGGTGACATTATGCACTTCCGTTTCAACGTGTAG
- a CDS encoding DUF3276 family protein has translation MAEKEREELYSKRVKAGKRTYFFDVKSTRANDYYITITESRRYPQGDGFAYEKHKMFLYKEDFDKFVDALKNAVDHVKTELMPEFDFTQFAAREEDDEYRSDLKWD, from the coding sequence GTGGCTGAAAAAGAACGAGAAGAACTCTACTCGAAACGTGTAAAGGCTGGGAAGCGGACTTACTTCTTCGACGTGAAATCCACCCGTGCCAACGATTACTACATTACCATTACTGAAAGTCGTCGTTACCCCCAGGGAGATGGATTTGCGTACGAAAAACACAAAATGTTCCTCTACAAGGAAGATTTTGATAAGTTTGTAGACGCTCTCAAAAACGCCGTAGATCACGTCAAGACGGAGTTGATGCCGGAATTCGATTTCACGCAGTTTGCTGCCCGTGAAGAAGACGACGAGTACCGCAGCGACCTGAAATGGGATTAA
- a CDS encoding septal ring lytic transglycosylase RlpA family protein has translation MNIWTRRAVTAMLLNLSILPCIAQAHYSVYYKKYPPVKKPLGKEYRGRATYYGKQYFGRITASGERLKNGTCAHKTLPFGSMVEVTNLKNGRKTIVRVIDRGPFGKNRDIDLSFDAAKKLGMTQAGVAQVNLRVVGTNGIVLLRPNKYLLEDNATITARADMAALE, from the coding sequence ATGAATATATGGACACGTAGAGCGGTAACAGCAATGTTACTGAACTTAAGTATATTGCCCTGTATCGCTCAGGCTCATTATTCGGTGTATTACAAGAAATACCCTCCAGTCAAAAAACCACTGGGGAAAGAATATCGGGGTCGGGCTACTTACTACGGTAAACAGTACTTTGGTAGAATCACCGCCAGCGGCGAACGTTTAAAAAATGGTACGTGTGCACACAAAACCTTACCATTTGGTTCAATGGTGGAAGTGACTAATCTCAAAAATGGCCGTAAAACCATCGTCAGAGTAATTGATCGTGGGCCATTTGGAAAGAATCGAGATATTGATCTTTCCTTTGATGCCGCAAAAAAATTGGGTATGACTCAAGCCGGCGTCGCACAAGTAAACCTTAGGGTAGTGGGTACAAACGGTATCGTTTTACTCCGACCCAACAAATATCTTCTCGAAGATAACGCCACGATTACCGCCAGGGCGGACATGGCAGCACTAGAGTAG
- a CDS encoding DUF58 domain-containing protein, with product MALDLTKAREYGNIEFLARQMVEGFITGLHKSPFHGFSVEFAEHRLYNTGESTRHVDWKVYGKTDRLYTKQYEEETNLRCHLLLDTSSSMYYPEKTNGKITFSILAAAALAYLLQKQRDAVSLTTFSESVEVQLPTRSTASHIHKIFLQLQQLLQQPKPNRKSSVAEVIHQIAEQVHRRSLVVIFSDMFDDIENSDKLFSALQHLKHNRHEVLLFHVSDRQTEEEFAFEERPYEFIDLETGERVRVQPGQVRDYYRNAIQKFYYDLRMKCNQYKIDFIEADISQGFDPILSAYLVKRSKMR from the coding sequence ATGGCCCTGGATCTTACCAAAGCCCGAGAATACGGAAACATTGAATTTCTGGCCCGACAAATGGTGGAAGGTTTCATCACGGGTTTACATAAATCGCCTTTTCACGGCTTTTCGGTGGAATTTGCTGAACATCGCCTGTACAATACCGGTGAAAGTACCCGGCACGTGGACTGGAAAGTATACGGCAAAACCGACCGTTTGTATACCAAACAATACGAAGAAGAGACGAACCTTCGCTGTCATTTGTTACTGGATACGTCTTCGTCCATGTATTATCCCGAAAAAACGAACGGCAAAATTACCTTCAGCATTCTGGCGGCGGCGGCATTGGCGTACCTGCTCCAGAAACAGCGGGATGCCGTTTCCTTAACCACCTTTTCGGAAAGCGTAGAAGTGCAATTGCCAACTCGATCGACGGCCTCGCACATCCATAAGATTTTTCTGCAATTACAGCAACTGCTCCAGCAACCCAAACCCAACCGGAAATCTTCCGTGGCGGAGGTCATTCACCAGATTGCCGAACAGGTGCATCGCCGCTCGCTGGTGGTTATTTTCAGTGATATGTTCGATGATATTGAAAATTCGGATAAGCTTTTCTCGGCCCTGCAACATTTGAAGCACAACCGGCACGAGGTATTACTCTTTCACGTCAGCGATCGCCAGACGGAAGAAGAATTTGCCTTTGAAGAACGGCCGTACGAATTTATTGACCTGGAAACGGGCGAGCGGGTACGGGTACAGCCGGGGCAGGTACGGGACTATTACCGTAATGCCATCCAGAAATTTTATTACGATCTGCGGATGAAATGCAATCAATATAAGATTGATTTTATTGAAGCAGACATCTCGCAGGGCTTCGATCCGATTCTTTCGGCGTATTTAGTGAAACGCTCTAAAATGCGTTAG